Proteins found in one Balneola sp. genomic segment:
- a CDS encoding sigma-70 family RNA polymerase sigma factor, with the protein MEKTEPHTASNIVEHLFRHQSGKMSAILTRIFGFKNVDLIEDIIQETFLSAIKTWGLKGEPENPEAWLMLVAKNKIINELNRKKRHAEKREKIHFEQAEEEIDELFLDHEIKDSQLRLLFACCHPDLKPKAQIMLTLKVMSGFGDKEIANALLMQPEAVKKTIFRAKQQLKEKHDTIGIPFLSAVTGRLDIVLTIIYLMFNEGYKTTRGDQVINEELCYEAIRLSLLLVEVKNIDQGKIYALLSLMYFSLARFPSRVNSLGEMIEIGEQDRSKWDQELIEMGLHFLKKSRQSSELSRYHLESTIASIHCTSDSMETTDWNVILYCYQKLLVLNDSFVVRLNHAIALSRVEGFQKGVEILKQMEEHSKSSRRSLLYAAIAEMNMQLGKYDIAKSYYQVALDQSDVNSDRAFIGKKILECDKKNIQNN; encoded by the coding sequence GTGGAAAAAACAGAACCACATACCGCATCTAATATAGTAGAGCATCTTTTTCGGCATCAGTCGGGGAAGATGTCTGCTATTTTAACCCGCATTTTTGGATTTAAAAATGTTGATCTGATTGAAGATATAATCCAGGAGACTTTTCTGTCTGCTATTAAGACCTGGGGTCTTAAAGGAGAACCAGAAAACCCGGAGGCATGGTTAATGCTTGTTGCAAAGAATAAAATCATAAACGAGCTAAACAGGAAAAAAAGACATGCTGAAAAAAGAGAAAAGATACATTTTGAACAGGCTGAAGAAGAGATCGATGAGCTGTTTTTAGATCATGAGATTAAAGACAGTCAGTTAAGGCTATTATTTGCCTGTTGCCACCCGGATTTAAAACCCAAGGCTCAGATTATGCTTACACTCAAAGTAATGTCTGGTTTTGGGGATAAAGAAATAGCCAATGCATTGCTCATGCAACCAGAAGCTGTCAAGAAAACCATTTTTAGAGCAAAGCAGCAGTTAAAAGAAAAACATGATACGATCGGTATTCCTTTCTTATCAGCTGTTACTGGTCGGTTGGATATCGTACTTACCATCATTTATCTCATGTTTAACGAGGGGTATAAAACAACGAGAGGAGATCAGGTTATTAATGAAGAGTTGTGTTATGAAGCAATTCGACTAAGCCTTCTTTTGGTGGAGGTGAAGAATATTGATCAAGGTAAAATCTATGCGCTACTGTCATTAATGTACTTCAGTTTAGCTCGTTTTCCTTCAAGGGTGAATAGTCTTGGAGAAATGATAGAAATAGGTGAGCAAGACCGCTCCAAATGGGATCAGGAATTAATTGAAATGGGACTTCATTTTCTCAAAAAATCACGGCAAAGTTCTGAGTTAAGCAGGTATCATCTGGAATCCACAATAGCTTCTATACATTGTACAAGCGATTCGATGGAAACAACAGATTGGAATGTGATTTTATATTGCTATCAAAAACTTCTTGTCCTGAATGACTCTTTTGTAGTTCGGCTTAATCACGCAATTGCATTAAGTCGAGTTGAAGGGTTTCAGAAGGGTGTTGAGATACTTAAGCAAATGGAGGAGCACTCGAAGTCATCAAGGAGGTCTTTATTATATGCCGCAATAGCAGAAATGAATATGCAGCTTGGGAAATATGATATTGCCAAATCATATTATCAGGTTGCACTTGATCAATCGGATGTTAATTCTGATCGGGCTTTCATTGGAAAAAAAATCCTCGAATGTGATAAGAAAAACATTCAGAATAACTAA
- a CDS encoding PAS domain S-box protein: MIRSNHFSSTLELNSVSQQVLSALPGQVAIVNESGEIVAHNAKWTSLRELVEEKWAFPLLGENVLNILQYPLSMNNDYALRFIIAYKSVLTGENESVKVLYPVTLDSQKWFCLTISALEEKEYFLLVNEDISDEMEAKSNLTDRNVRLHLSEERYKDQFKNSLDGIIIAEQNGKIFNANPAACKMLGYNAEELIGQKREFLIDSTDPKVIEVITKRDKNNFYHGEFEFISKTGRKVLVELKNRVVKGEDGTSHSILSFRDLTTIRQQERFFRKLFNSSPNAIALLDIEGKVQETNKSFETVFEYQDFETKGKYLPDLIVSETEITEAEQIIEKVISGEEVSLEGFRYTKTGKQIPVIMSMFPIWNDSETEIASIFCIYVDHSEQHHTRKVIEDQLKENEILLQEIHHRVKNNLAIISGLISLENFYSSDEVAKQQLSLTQSRIHSIAKIHELLYDNEDFTRIDFQKYVSDLASSFSKSSELEFISETSQSILLNVNQAVPCGMLLHEISNLIALRGNSNPGSNNTVTFNLSVLEEQFVITICEPYGRSLFDFMNKKEDRLASELISVLIRQLHGSIEIIGKDKTCIVISFKKRDKKGAHSAIL, encoded by the coding sequence ATGATACGCTCTAATCATTTTTCCAGTACTCTCGAGCTTAATTCAGTAAGCCAACAGGTTCTCTCCGCATTACCAGGACAGGTAGCTATAGTAAATGAGTCAGGTGAGATTGTTGCTCATAATGCAAAGTGGACTTCTCTTAGAGAACTTGTTGAGGAAAAATGGGCCTTCCCTTTATTGGGTGAGAATGTACTCAACATTCTGCAATATCCACTGAGTATGAATAACGATTATGCCCTTAGATTTATCATTGCCTATAAATCTGTATTGACGGGTGAGAATGAGTCAGTTAAAGTGCTTTACCCGGTTACTCTTGATAGCCAAAAATGGTTTTGCCTCACTATTTCAGCTTTGGAAGAAAAGGAATATTTCCTACTTGTTAATGAAGATATCAGTGATGAGATGGAAGCGAAAAGTAATCTTACAGATCGTAACGTTCGCCTTCATCTAAGCGAAGAGAGGTATAAAGATCAATTCAAAAACAGTTTGGATGGAATCATTATCGCTGAACAAAATGGTAAAATCTTCAATGCCAATCCCGCTGCTTGCAAAATGCTGGGTTATAATGCTGAAGAATTAATTGGGCAAAAAAGGGAATTCCTAATTGATTCTACTGACCCCAAAGTCATTGAAGTAATTACTAAAAGAGATAAGAACAACTTTTACCATGGGGAGTTTGAATTTATTTCTAAAACCGGCCGGAAGGTTTTAGTCGAACTAAAAAATAGAGTTGTTAAAGGAGAGGATGGAACCAGTCACTCTATTCTTAGCTTCAGAGACTTAACTACCATCCGACAACAGGAACGCTTTTTTAGAAAGCTCTTCAATTCGAGCCCTAATGCTATTGCCTTGTTAGATATAGAAGGTAAGGTTCAAGAAACCAATAAAAGCTTTGAAACTGTTTTTGAGTACCAGGATTTCGAGACTAAAGGCAAATATCTACCTGATTTAATTGTTAGCGAAACTGAAATAACTGAAGCTGAACAGATCATAGAAAAAGTTATTTCAGGAGAAGAAGTAAGCCTCGAAGGGTTCCGATATACCAAAACAGGAAAACAAATTCCGGTTATCATGAGTATGTTCCCAATTTGGAATGACTCAGAAACTGAAATTGCTTCGATATTCTGTATTTATGTTGATCACTCGGAGCAGCATCATACCCGAAAGGTTATTGAAGATCAGCTTAAAGAAAATGAAATCCTTCTTCAGGAAATCCATCACCGGGTAAAAAATAACCTGGCTATCATTTCAGGTCTTATAAGCCTTGAGAATTTTTACTCCTCAGATGAAGTTGCAAAGCAACAACTTTCACTTACTCAATCCCGAATTCATTCCATAGCCAAAATCCATGAATTACTATATGATAATGAGGATTTCACAAGAATTGATTTTCAGAAATATGTGTCCGATCTGGCGTCTTCCTTTTCTAAATCTTCCGAGTTAGAATTTATTTCTGAAACAAGCCAATCAATCTTGCTGAATGTAAATCAGGCTGTTCCATGCGGCATGTTACTCCATGAGATATCAAACCTGATTGCATTAAGAGGAAATTCCAATCCCGGATCAAACAATACGGTCACTTTTAATCTAAGTGTACTTGAAGAGCAGTTTGTAATCACTATTTGTGAGCCTTATGGAAGGAGCTTATTTGATTTCATGAACAAAAAAGAAGACAGGCTTGCTTCGGAATTGATCTCAGTATTGATTCGCCAGTTGCATGGATCTATCGAAATTATAGGGAAAGACAAAACATGCATAGTAATCTCGTTTAAAAAGAGAGACAAAAAAGGTGCCCATAGCGCCATTTTGTAA
- a CDS encoding DNA-binding response regulator: MANIHILIVDDHKIVRDGIQSLLANDPDIVIVGEAGNGQEAIQQISAPEHKIDLVIMDINMPIMDGIEATQEIKKTNPNIKILALTMVNEQHHIRKMIEVGASGYILKSSSQQELILAIHKIVEGSHYFSEEAAQSILRDMVNPVLSKKASDISMQITDREKDVLRLIVDEFTNQEIAEKLFISVRTVDAHRRNLLQKIGAKNTAGLVKFALENELFK; this comes from the coding sequence ATGGCTAACATCCACATACTCATTGTTGATGATCATAAAATTGTAAGAGATGGAATACAGTCTCTCCTTGCTAATGACCCTGATATAGTTATTGTAGGCGAAGCAGGTAATGGGCAAGAAGCCATTCAACAAATCAGTGCCCCCGAGCATAAAATTGATCTTGTTATTATGGATATAAATATGCCCATAATGGATGGCATCGAGGCTACTCAAGAAATAAAAAAAACCAACCCAAATATTAAAATCCTTGCATTAACGATGGTGAATGAACAACACCATATCCGTAAGATGATTGAAGTTGGAGCCTCTGGGTATATCCTTAAAAGTTCCAGTCAGCAAGAACTCATACTTGCGATACATAAAATCGTAGAAGGCAGTCATTACTTTAGCGAAGAGGCAGCACAATCTATTCTAAGAGATATGGTAAACCCCGTACTAAGTAAAAAAGCTTCCGACATAAGTATGCAGATCACTGACAGAGAGAAAGATGTTCTTCGCTTGATAGTTGATGAATTCACTAATCAAGAGATAGCAGAAAAACTATTCATAAGTGTTAGAACGGTAGATGCTCACAGAAGAAATCTGCTCCAGAAAATAGGTGCTAAAAATACAGCTGGTTTGGTGAAATTTGCTCTTGAAAACGAGCTTTTTAAATAG
- a CDS encoding PAS domain S-box protein, translating to MIEYNPKETNQLLSRMFNSIPVLLIMFNKIDKSVRINDEFERILGWTNVEVSGLPILETFIKDEQERKEAELVASKFDGTWGEFQVSTKSGNKRTQRWARVALNENISVGIGIDLEQQKRIEDTLSKEQKRFELISKSTNDVLYEWDLINDSVWWSRGWETHFGFKPEQIGHNFGWLKTLIHPEDLANLDEYFEKQKNSKRTHWDYQYRIQHPNGDVIHVLDKGYFIRDTKGKAIELVGALVNISDDISQRIALRDSEEKYRILFHESPMPKSIFDPITLKFVEANDAALKLYGYSKDEITSVSMFDIHPPEEMERVIERAKKYHGKPAPTAEWRNITKSGEEIYVEVTTAQISYFGQEYRMATIKDITAQRKAEEKVFSAFVEGENRERIRLAQELHDGIGQYLAATYMNLDSLRNKLETFSNEDFERFDKAISYLKQAMVETRTLSHNLMPKVIEDYGLAIAAKELVNDIESNTEIDVNYFSNIEKEDLSQKKQINIYRIIQECLANIVKHSGATKVSIQLIKDKFDLMLTIEDNGVGFDGSSSDFNSGLGLRSIKTRVFIMGGIFDIETRKEKGTLISVSVPLSN from the coding sequence ATGATCGAGTACAACCCGAAAGAAACGAACCAGCTCCTTTCAAGAATGTTTAATTCTATTCCGGTGCTTTTGATCATGTTTAATAAGATCGATAAATCTGTTCGAATTAATGATGAATTTGAACGCATTCTAGGATGGACGAATGTGGAGGTTTCCGGACTTCCAATTCTCGAAACATTCATAAAGGATGAACAGGAACGAAAAGAAGCAGAGCTTGTAGCGAGTAAATTTGACGGTACATGGGGCGAATTTCAGGTTTCTACAAAATCAGGAAACAAACGAACTCAGCGATGGGCGAGAGTCGCCTTAAACGAAAATATCAGTGTAGGGATTGGCATAGACCTCGAACAACAGAAAAGAATTGAAGACACACTTTCAAAGGAACAGAAACGATTCGAGCTTATCTCTAAATCTACCAACGATGTGCTTTATGAATGGGATTTGATAAACGATTCTGTTTGGTGGAGCCGTGGATGGGAAACTCACTTTGGTTTTAAGCCAGAACAAATAGGGCATAATTTTGGATGGCTTAAAACTTTAATACATCCTGAAGATCTGGCAAATCTTGATGAATATTTTGAGAAGCAAAAAAATTCGAAGCGTACACATTGGGACTATCAATACAGAATTCAACACCCTAATGGAGACGTCATTCATGTATTGGATAAAGGATACTTTATTCGTGATACTAAAGGTAAGGCTATTGAACTAGTTGGTGCTCTTGTTAATATTTCTGATGACATAAGCCAACGAATTGCTCTTCGAGACTCAGAGGAAAAGTATAGGATACTCTTCCATGAAAGCCCGATGCCCAAGTCCATATTTGATCCAATCACATTGAAATTTGTTGAAGCGAATGACGCAGCACTAAAACTATATGGGTATTCGAAAGACGAAATCACAAGTGTATCTATGTTTGATATACACCCACCTGAGGAAATGGAACGGGTAATTGAACGAGCAAAAAAATACCATGGCAAACCTGCTCCAACAGCCGAATGGAGAAACATTACCAAGTCGGGTGAAGAGATCTATGTTGAAGTAACCACTGCTCAGATCAGTTATTTTGGGCAAGAGTACCGTATGGCTACTATAAAAGATATTACTGCCCAACGAAAAGCGGAAGAAAAGGTATTCTCTGCTTTTGTTGAAGGAGAAAACAGAGAAAGAATAAGACTGGCGCAGGAATTACATGATGGAATTGGCCAGTACTTAGCCGCCACCTATATGAACCTCGATTCTCTCCGAAATAAGCTGGAAACATTTAGCAATGAAGACTTCGAACGATTCGATAAAGCCATTTCCTATCTAAAGCAAGCCATGGTCGAAACAAGGACTCTATCCCATAATTTAATGCCAAAGGTTATTGAGGATTATGGGCTTGCAATTGCGGCAAAGGAATTAGTCAATGATATTGAAAGTAATACAGAAATCGACGTTAATTATTTCAGCAACATAGAAAAGGAAGATCTTTCTCAGAAAAAGCAGATTAATATTTATCGAATCATTCAGGAATGCCTGGCCAATATTGTAAAACACTCAGGCGCCACTAAAGTGTCTATCCAGTTAATAAAGGATAAATTTGATTTGATGCTGACCATTGAAGATAATGGAGTGGGTTTCGACGGTTCGAGTTCCGACTTTAACTCAGGGCTTGGGCTCAGGAGTATCAAAACCAGAGTTTTTATTATGGGAGGTATTTTTGATATCGAAACAAGAAAGGAAAAAGGAACGCTAATTTCTGTGAGTGTCCCCCTCAGCAATTAA
- a CDS encoding tetratricopeptide repeat protein, translating into MVSRELYASKWVALLLVSGLLVSGGCASSENLSAENGTTPSTPQQQENRATTSNDGDESSGENDIIVTYTNRSSNIQIKLDPKKDQFYMDLSGMTPQEKDSVVVKDSTLIKNRAIDIQTLLSSYRKAQDLFYLGEYRQALEEVDKTIEIQETADAYALKGTIFFMLENITAARANWNRAVQMDPNIPVPSIPELETLIDEIRGEGN; encoded by the coding sequence ATGGTATCCAGGGAATTATACGCTTCTAAGTGGGTAGCACTACTTTTGGTTAGTGGGCTGCTTGTTTCAGGTGGATGTGCCTCCTCGGAGAATCTTTCAGCTGAAAATGGAACAACTCCTTCAACTCCTCAGCAACAAGAGAATAGGGCAACAACATCAAATGATGGCGATGAATCATCAGGGGAGAATGATATCATCGTAACCTATACAAACAGAAGTTCAAATATTCAGATAAAACTCGATCCAAAAAAAGATCAATTTTATATGGATTTGAGTGGGATGACTCCACAGGAAAAAGATTCAGTGGTGGTAAAAGATTCCACGCTTATCAAAAATCGCGCTATAGATATCCAGACTTTATTATCTAGCTACAGAAAAGCGCAGGATTTATTCTATTTAGGAGAATATCGTCAGGCATTAGAAGAAGTAGACAAGACGATAGAAATTCAGGAGACGGCAGATGCTTATGCACTCAAAGGAACGATCTTCTTCATGTTAGAGAATATTACAGCAGCCCGGGCTAATTGGAACAGGGCGGTGCAGATGGATCCGAATATTCCGGTTCCAAGTATTCCGGAATTAGAAACGCTAATTGATGAAATAAGGGGCGAAGGTAATTAA
- a CDS encoding chemotaxis protein MotB, with product MLSRKNISPLQNQEEHTEDQDWLLTYSDMITLLLAFFAMLIAVSYVDLNLWEQMKQGLRSEISKEENVRTPLAEVKQDLDSLLATEKQQGLVDITLDKDGIKLFFNSSSFYNSGEANLLPTGEGIIDKVTQAMNALDFYKFNVDVEGHTDNVPINTPVYPSNWELSVARASGVVKYFIEEGIEGDRLKASGYADTKPVVPHQDGQRQDIIENRPLNRRIVIRIYYQLSQL from the coding sequence ATGCTCTCGCGAAAAAACATATCGCCCTTACAGAACCAGGAAGAGCATACTGAGGATCAAGACTGGTTGCTCACTTACAGTGATATGATCACCCTGCTATTGGCATTTTTTGCTATGCTGATTGCGGTGTCTTATGTAGATCTGAATCTTTGGGAACAGATGAAGCAAGGGTTACGTTCAGAGATTAGCAAAGAGGAAAATGTTCGGACTCCTCTTGCGGAAGTAAAACAGGATCTGGACTCCCTTCTTGCTACTGAAAAACAACAAGGTTTGGTGGATATCACTTTAGATAAAGATGGGATAAAACTCTTCTTCAATAGTAGCTCCTTTTACAATTCAGGAGAAGCTAACTTGCTTCCAACGGGTGAAGGGATTATCGATAAGGTAACTCAGGCTATGAATGCCCTCGATTTCTATAAATTCAATGTAGATGTGGAGGGCCATACAGATAATGTTCCCATCAATACCCCGGTTTATCCATCTAACTGGGAATTATCGGTTGCACGTGCTTCCGGGGTTGTAAAGTATTTTATTGAAGAAGGAATAGAAGGAGATCGGTTAAAGGCGTCTGGCTATGCTGACACTAAACCAGTGGTGCCACACCAGGATGGTCAGAGGCAGGATATCATAGAAAACCGACCATTGAACCGTAGGATTGTAATCAGGATCTATTACCAGCTTAGCCAGCTTTAA
- a CDS encoding VOC family protein has translation MAEKNLSHFAVIFGVANPEEAATWYQDKLGFEITFKWGDPVEYVVTNREKSVSIHFSKTDKEMKNSIYVFCYDVDKVYEELKTRGLEKMGVPEDQEYQMRDFEVRDPYGNQIVFGTGSD, from the coding sequence ATGGCTGAGAAGAATCTATCCCATTTCGCAGTGATTTTTGGAGTAGCCAACCCTGAGGAAGCGGCTACATGGTATCAAGATAAATTAGGTTTTGAGATTACCTTCAAATGGGGCGATCCTGTCGAATATGTGGTAACAAACAGAGAAAAAAGTGTTTCCATCCATTTCTCTAAAACAGATAAAGAGATGAAAAACTCAATTTATGTGTTTTGTTATGATGTGGATAAGGTGTACGAGGAACTCAAAACAAGGGGGCTCGAGAAGATGGGAGTGCCTGAAGATCAGGAATATCAAATGAGAGATTTTGAAGTGAGAGATCCTTATGGAAACCAAATTGTTTTTGGGACAGGAAGCGACTGA
- a CDS encoding ArsR family transcriptional regulator, translating to MRIRAEVSSPYIVEKDHKIAELANALSHPLRVALVRYLDEKDKGEGLDNVTCNKDLVQMFDYSQSTMSQHVKVLRECGLFLTENKDKFTLYYLNRDMMEQFSDFISSFTADK from the coding sequence ATGAGAATCAGAGCAGAAGTATCCAGTCCATATATAGTCGAAAAAGATCACAAGATTGCTGAGCTAGCAAATGCTCTATCACATCCACTAAGAGTTGCCTTGGTTAGATACCTGGACGAAAAGGATAAAGGAGAGGGACTCGATAATGTGACTTGCAATAAAGACCTGGTTCAGATGTTTGACTACTCCCAATCCACAATGTCTCAGCACGTAAAGGTATTACGTGAGTGCGGGCTTTTCCTAACAGAGAACAAAGATAAGTTCACTTTATACTACCTAAACCGGGATATGATGGAACAATTCTCGGATTTTATCTCGTCCTTTACCGCAGATAAGTAA
- a CDS encoding glutamate synthase has protein sequence MNSTNLFPVAIIGAGPIGLAAAAHLNKRNQPFIILESGMEIADSVRSWEHVPMFSPWKLNIDKASRELLARYNWKEPGLNRIPTGKELIEEYLLPLSETKEITPFIRLSSKVISVTRKRISKLRNLGRDSAPFMLRVETDDGVKIVEARAVIDASGTWKTPKPSGADGLPAIGEELLGDKIFYGIPDVLGKEKDRYAGKDVAVIGGGHSAINALLELADLKKENQEMNLTWILTKARVEDAYGGLDNDELPGRGKVGQRVKELVDSNEVDVLTPFFVEEMERKGNKVAIHGDSLGSTNSIMVDEVITATGLKPDISIFRELRINLDQATESPVKLAPLIDPNIHSCGSVRPHGEAELSHPEKDFYIVGMKSYGRAPTFLLATGYEQVRSVVAGLSGDLEAARQVHLELPETGVCGVPAGVDPNSVKANEDAESCCS, from the coding sequence ATGAATTCAACAAACCTATTTCCAGTTGCAATTATAGGAGCCGGACCAATAGGGTTGGCAGCTGCAGCTCATCTTAACAAAAGGAACCAGCCATTTATCATTCTCGAATCGGGGATGGAGATTGCGGATAGTGTACGAAGTTGGGAGCATGTTCCAATGTTCTCTCCCTGGAAACTCAACATTGATAAAGCTTCAAGAGAACTATTAGCAAGGTATAACTGGAAAGAACCAGGGTTAAATCGAATCCCAACGGGCAAAGAGTTAATCGAAGAATATTTACTACCTCTTTCAGAAACCAAAGAGATAACACCATTTATTAGGCTTAGTTCGAAAGTGATTTCTGTAACAAGAAAGAGGATTAGCAAGCTTAGAAATCTTGGTAGGGATTCAGCTCCGTTCATGTTAAGGGTTGAAACAGATGATGGAGTCAAGATTGTTGAAGCGAGAGCAGTAATAGACGCTTCGGGAACCTGGAAAACACCAAAGCCTTCAGGGGCAGATGGTCTTCCAGCAATCGGAGAGGAATTACTGGGAGATAAAATTTTCTATGGTATTCCGGATGTTCTTGGAAAAGAAAAAGACAGGTATGCCGGTAAGGATGTTGCTGTTATTGGTGGAGGACATTCAGCTATCAATGCTTTGCTGGAACTTGCAGATTTAAAGAAAGAAAACCAGGAAATGAACCTAACCTGGATACTTACTAAAGCCAGGGTTGAAGATGCTTATGGCGGTCTGGATAATGATGAGCTTCCTGGAAGAGGAAAAGTAGGCCAAAGGGTGAAAGAACTGGTAGACTCAAATGAAGTAGATGTTCTTACCCCTTTCTTTGTAGAAGAGATGGAAAGAAAAGGGAATAAAGTAGCCATTCATGGTGATTCATTAGGCTCTACTAATTCTATTATGGTTGATGAAGTCATAACTGCAACTGGTTTAAAACCTGATATAAGCATATTCAGGGAATTACGAATAAACCTTGATCAGGCAACAGAAAGTCCCGTTAAGCTTGCCCCTTTGATAGATCCAAATATTCATAGCTGTGGATCTGTACGTCCTCATGGCGAAGCCGAGTTAAGTCACCCGGAAAAAGATTTTTATATAGTAGGAATGAAAAGCTATGGAAGGGCTCCAACATTTTTATTAGCCACGGGATATGAACAAGTAAGATCAGTAGTGGCAGGTCTTTCTGGTGATTTGGAAGCAGCAAGACAAGTTCACCTGGAATTACCGGAGACAGGAGTATGTGGAGTACCCGCGGGCGTTGATCCTAATAGTGTTAAAGCAAATGAGGATGCCGAATCTTGTTGCAGCTAA
- a CDS encoding PLP-dependent transferase, translated as MNAKKRGQNHSFATRSVHSGSDLNNHFGAISIPIYNASTFSFPDAEQGAAIHEGEIKGYFYSRINNPTQEVLERALAELEEGESAIVFSSGMAAISNTILTYLKKGDHLIAPRSIYASSRGLMDYLRSNFNIDVTYVDATDSTSYEGAIKVNTRLLYIESPSNPTLDITDISRVVEIAKDFGLSTVMDNTFATPFNQNPLSYGVDVVIHSMTKYIGGHGDLLGGAAIGSNEFVRKCRWKVNKYFGAVPSPHTSWIAHRGIKTLALRMERHNENAATVAEFLERHPKVLKVHYPGLESHPQHALAKKQMRGFGGMISFEVAGVEEGRALVNNVELCTLAVSLGDVSTLIQHSASMTHASVDPDTRRKTGISDGLIRLSVGIEDKDDIIMDLEKALEEV; from the coding sequence ATGAACGCAAAAAAAAGAGGTCAGAATCATAGTTTTGCTACTCGTTCAGTTCACTCTGGGAGTGACCTAAATAATCATTTCGGAGCTATATCCATACCGATATACAATGCTTCAACATTTAGCTTTCCAGATGCTGAACAAGGCGCTGCTATTCACGAAGGAGAAATTAAAGGGTATTTCTACAGCAGAATCAATAATCCAACCCAGGAGGTATTGGAAAGAGCATTAGCAGAGTTAGAGGAAGGAGAGTCGGCCATAGTTTTTTCATCCGGGATGGCAGCTATATCAAACACCATACTTACATATTTGAAAAAAGGAGATCACTTGATAGCTCCGCGTTCTATATATGCCTCCTCAAGAGGTCTTATGGACTATCTAAGATCTAATTTCAATATAGACGTAACCTATGTTGATGCTACCGATTCAACTTCTTATGAAGGAGCAATCAAAGTTAATACAAGACTCTTGTATATCGAATCTCCTTCCAATCCTACACTAGATATAACCGATATCTCCAGGGTAGTTGAAATCGCAAAAGACTTTGGATTATCAACCGTAATGGACAATACCTTTGCCACTCCATTCAATCAAAATCCGTTGAGCTATGGGGTGGATGTAGTTATTCATAGCATGACCAAATACATTGGCGGTCATGGAGACTTGCTTGGAGGAGCTGCTATTGGCAGTAATGAATTCGTAAGAAAATGCAGATGGAAGGTGAACAAATATTTCGGAGCGGTTCCATCCCCACATACAAGTTGGATTGCACATAGAGGGATCAAAACATTAGCGCTAAGGATGGAAAGGCATAATGAAAATGCCGCTACAGTAGCTGAGTTTTTGGAACGGCATCCTAAAGTATTGAAAGTTCACTATCCCGGATTAGAATCACATCCCCAGCATGCACTTGCTAAAAAGCAGATGAGAGGATTTGGAGGGATGATTTCGTTTGAAGTGGCTGGGGTAGAAGAAGGAAGAGCCCTGGTAAATAATGTGGAGTTATGTACCCTTGCTGTTTCACTTGGAGATGTAAGTACTCTGATTCAACATTCGGCCTCTATGACCCATGCATCTGTAGACCCAGATACTAGAAGGAAAACAGGGATAAGTGATGGGCTAATTCGCCTTTCGGTAGGTATTGAGGACAAGGATGATATAATAATGGATTTGGAAAAAGCCCTTGAGGAGGTATAA
- a CDS encoding DinB family protein — MDNEIQKMISALSYTPDILKDLIKDIPEPERKKRSRPGKWSIHENACHLAQAEKMINQRFVIFTEEEQPKFDPYLPGDTVNDNGLIDLDLEKEMSSFRELRKYTVAMLRFFSPEDWEKEASHPEYYRYNPKILLRHTLMHDHFHMYRIEELWLTKPEFL, encoded by the coding sequence ATGGATAATGAAATACAAAAGATGATCTCTGCTCTTTCTTACACCCCCGACATTCTAAAAGATCTCATCAAAGATATTCCGGAACCGGAAAGAAAAAAGAGAAGTAGGCCAGGTAAATGGTCCATTCATGAGAACGCCTGTCATTTGGCTCAGGCTGAAAAGATGATAAACCAACGGTTTGTGATTTTCACTGAGGAAGAACAACCAAAATTTGATCCTTATTTACCGGGAGACACCGTGAATGATAATGGTTTAATTGACCTGGATTTAGAAAAAGAAATGAGTTCGTTCAGAGAGCTTAGAAAATACACGGTAGCTATGCTACGGTTTTTCAGCCCGGAAGATTGGGAGAAGGAGGCTAGCCATCCTGAGTACTACCGGTATAATCCAAAAATTTTGCTGAGGCATACCCTGATGCATGATCACTTCCACATGTATAGAATAGAAGAGTTATGGTTGACCAAGCCTGAATTCTTATGA